A window from Vigna angularis cultivar LongXiaoDou No.4 chromosome 7, ASM1680809v1, whole genome shotgun sequence encodes these proteins:
- the LOC108338021 gene encoding dihydropyrimidinase has product MRFVTSQFLHIFSFTFFTFITSSLSQSNQFCDAGTGSSKLLIKGGTVVNAHHQQIADVYVEDGVIVAVNPNIRVVDDVTVIDAFGKYVMPGGIDPHTHLEFDVGFTATVDDFFSGQAAALAGGTTMHIDFVIPLNGSLTAGFEDYEKKAKKSCMDYGFHMVITKWDETVSREMELMVKEKGINSFKFFMAYKGILMINDELLLEGFKKCKSLGALAMVHAENGDAVYEGQEKMIELGITGPEGHALSRPSVVEGEATGRAIHLADFVNTPLYVVHVMSIDAMEEIAKARKSGQKVIGEPIASGLALDESWLWHPDFEIAAKYVMSPPIRKRGHDKALQAALSTGILQLVGTDHCAFNSTQKARGIDDFRKIPNGVNGIEERMHLVWDIMVESGQITPSDYVRLTSTECARIFNIYPKKGAILPGSDADIIILNPNSSFEISAKSHHSRLDTNVYEGRTGKGKIEVTIAGGRVVWENDELKVTPGSGRYIQMPPFSYLFDGLDKKDAIYLNSLQAPVKRAKASS; this is encoded by the exons ATGCGATTCGTCACATCACAATTCCTTCAcattttctcttttactttcttCACTTTCATTACCTCTTCACTTTCACAATCCAATCAG TTTTGTGATGCTGGAACTGGATCGTCCAAGTTGTTGATCAAAGGAGGCACGGTTGTGAACGCTCATCACCAACAGATTGCTGATGTTTACGTGGAAGATGGTGTAATTGTTGCAGTTAATCCTAACATCAGG GTTGTTGACGACGTCACTGTCATAGATGCCTTCGGCAAATATGTCATGCCAG GGGGCATTGATCCTCATACCCATCTAGAATTCGATGTTGGTTTTACTGCAACGGTTGACGACTTCTTCAGTGGTCAGGCTGCAGCATTGGCTGGTGGGACAACAATGCACATTGACTTCGTAATACCACTGAATGGGAGTTTGACAGCTGGTTTTGAGGACTATGAAAAAAAGGCAAAGAAGTCTTGCATGGATTATGGTTTTCATATGGTTATTACCAAATGGGACGAAACTGTTTCGAGAGAAATGGAGCTCATGGTCAAGGAGAAAG GTATAAACTCTTTCAAGTTTTTCATGGCATACAAAGGAATTCTCATGATCAATGATGAGCTTCTTCTGGAAGGATTTAAAAAATGCAAGTCTCTTGGTGCCTTAGCCATGGTCCACGCGGAAAATGGAGATGCTGTGTATGAAGGGCAAGAGAAAATGATAGAACTTGGAATAACTGGTCCGGAAGGGCATGCTCTTTCAAGGCCTTCAGTA GTGGAAGGAGAGGCAACCGGTCGTGCTATTCATTTAGCAGATTTTGTGAACACTCCTCTATATGTGGTTCATGTAATGAGCATTGATGCAATGGAAGAAATTGCAAAAGCCCGGAAATCAG GACAAAAGGTAATCGGAGAACCTATTGCCTCTGGGTTAGCCCTTGATGAGTCTTGGCTTTGGCATCCAGACTTTGAGATTGCAGCAAA ATACGTGATGAGTCCCCCCATTAGGAAAAGAGGACATGATAAGGCTCTTCAAGCTGCTCTTTCAACAGGAATTTTGCAG CTGGTAGGAACTGATCATTGTGCCTTTAACTCCACTCAGAAAGCTCGTGGAATTGATGACTTCCGGAAAATTCCTAACGGTGTCAATG GTATTGAAGAAAGAATGCATTTGGTATGGGACATCATGGTG GAGTCTGGCCAAATAACCCCCTCTGATTATGTCCGTTTAACAAGCACAGAATG CGCTCGAATCTTCAACATATATCCAAAGAAAGGAGCTATTCTGCCGGGATCTGATGCAGATATTATCATCCTCAATCCAAATTCAAGCTTTGAGATAAGTGCAAAGTCCCACCACTCTAGACTGGACACAAATGTGTACGAGGGAAGGACAGGAAAG GGAAAAATTGAAGTGACTATTGCAGGAGGAAGAGTTGTTTGGGAAAATGATGAACTAAAGGTTACTCCCGGTAGTGGGAGATACATCCAAATGCCACCCTTTAGTTATCTGTTTGATGGACTGGACAAGAAGGATGCCATTTATCTGAATTCCCTTCAAGCCCCAGTAAAGCGAGCCAAAGCCAGCAGCTAA